The genomic region GCTTGACGCGGTTGGCGGCAAGATTGCCCTCGACAGCGCGCGGACCGAACTGAGTTTGAGGAGACAGGTTGCCGTTGCAGCGCTTGCCCGGCGATCGCCGATCGACGGCACGCGTCCTGCTTCCGGGCAGGTTGCGAGCATCCTCGGCGAGCAGGCGGAGCTTGTCGTTCCCTACTTCGCGCGCTTTTTTCCCGCTCGCTTCAAAGCGAGCGTCACCCCTCTGGTTATCCTTGCTTGCGTGCTAGCGACTTCCTGGGTTGCCGCGCTCGTGCTCTTCATTGCAATGCCATTTATTCCGCTTTTCATGGCACTCATCGGCTGGCGCGCACAGGCCGCCAGCGAAAAGCAGCTCGCTGCAACAGGCAGGCTCAATGCATTCCTTCTCGACCGGCTCCGTGGACTGGCCACGATCCGCTCGTTTAATGCAGTCGGGCTGACGGCTACGCGGCTGCGGGCAGATGCGGAAGACCTCAAGACACGCACCATGGCGGTGCTAAAAATCGCCTTTCTCTCCTCGGCCGTGCTGGAGCTCTTTGCTGCGCTCAGCGTCGCAATGGTCGCGGTCTTTGTGGGCTTCAGCCTCCTTGGCGAAATTCACTTCGGGACATGGTCGGGCAAGCTCAGCCTGGCCGAAGGCCTTTTCATACTCCTTCTCGCACCCGCCTTTTTCGAACCCTTGCGCGAACTCTGCGCCGTTTGGCACGACCGTGCCGCCGGAGAAGCGGCGATAAAGGCACTCGACAGCCTTTGCGAGCGCGGCGGCATTGAGATCGTAGATACGGAGAGCACCGGCCCGGCGCCGCGCGATCGGCTCGACATTGAATTCAACGATGTCAGCTTCCGTTACGATCGCTTGCGGCCTTCCGCGCTTACCGGCTTCAACTGTCTGATTACGGACGGTGAGCATGTCGCGCTTGCAGGTGCGAGCGGTGCGGGAAAATCCACGCTGCTTGCGCTGATCGCCGGTCTGGCACCGCCTCAGACGGGTGAAGTCCTGATTGATGGCCGGCCCGTGGATGCGGGCGTGCGCAGCACCATGGCCTGGATCGGCCAGTCGCCGCATATATTTGCCGGAAGCTTGGCGAGCAATGTCTTGCTGGACAGACATTGCAGCGTCCTGCAGGAGGCTTTGGCGCTTGCCAGACTGGACGGCGTTGCGGCCGCCTACGGCAAGCGGACACTCGGCGAAGGCGGTGCCGGACTTTCCGGCGGCGAAGCGTTGCGACTTGCGATCGCACGGGCGGCCGCCAATCCTTTCATTCGCATCATCCTGGCGGACGAACCGACGGCGCATCTCGACGCGGTGACTGCTGCGGAGATCACGGAAAGCCTGATTGCCCTTGCCAGCGAGCGGACGCTTATCGTTGCCACGCATGATGCGCGTCTTGCTGCGCGCATGGACCGCAGGATCGTCATCGATGCACCGTTCTTACAAGAGGCTGCTGAGTAATGAGAAAACTGATCCGGATCCTGGCGCCGATCCTCAAGCTTTTCTTTTCTGAAAACCCGCGTGGTTTATTGGCCGGTGCCTTGCTTTCTGCCGCCACGGTCATTGCGGGCCTT from Rhizobium gallicum bv. gallicum R602sp harbors:
- the cydD gene encoding thiol reductant ABC exporter subunit CydD; protein product: MGSAFFDEGKAHAAGAPATGLPARSARPLGLRHAASLQTAGALLWIPQASLLAYAVGGITDGDGPRDVLWSAIFVLVFGIAKALLDAVGGKIALDSARTELSLRRQVAVAALARRSPIDGTRPASGQVASILGEQAELVVPYFARFFPARFKASVTPLVILACVLATSWVAALVLFIAMPFIPLFMALIGWRAQAASEKQLAATGRLNAFLLDRLRGLATIRSFNAVGLTATRLRADAEDLKTRTMAVLKIAFLSSAVLELFAALSVAMVAVFVGFSLLGEIHFGTWSGKLSLAEGLFILLLAPAFFEPLRELCAVWHDRAAGEAAIKALDSLCERGGIEIVDTESTGPAPRDRLDIEFNDVSFRYDRLRPSALTGFNCLITDGEHVALAGASGAGKSTLLALIAGLAPPQTGEVLIDGRPVDAGVRSTMAWIGQSPHIFAGSLASNVLLDRHCSVLQEALALARLDGVAAAYGKRTLGEGGAGLSGGEALRLAIARAAANPFIRIILADEPTAHLDAVTAAEITESLIALASERTLIVATHDARLAARMDRRIVIDAPFLQEAAE